Proteins from one Nakamurella multipartita DSM 44233 genomic window:
- a CDS encoding glycosyltransferase family 2 protein, with amino-acid sequence MTSPVTTVVVITHRAAEFIADALRGLQAQTVAHHLVIIDNDSTDGTADVLADLAPPGSVHRMTENLGFAGGVAAAIPLVTTRFMALLNDDAVPDPDWLEQLLLAAEDDDRAAAWTCLMVLADDPAAVNNLGTELNDAWYGVDVAAGEPVASVPDRIGDVFGFCGGAALLRTDAVRAVGGFPAEFFLYYEDLDTSWRLRRAGWAIRSVPRSRVVHRHAATTDRRSELFHYYNERNRLLTLARCAPLRVAAGQAARFLLTTASLAAQRLAGRPVRDVPNFQLALRRRVVIDAARMAPRQLARRRPAIGG; translated from the coding sequence ATGACCTCGCCCGTAACCACCGTGGTGGTCATCACCCACCGCGCGGCGGAGTTCATCGCCGACGCACTGCGTGGCCTGCAGGCCCAGACCGTCGCCCACCACCTAGTGATCATCGACAATGATTCCACCGACGGCACCGCCGATGTGCTCGCCGACCTGGCGCCGCCGGGAAGCGTGCATCGGATGACCGAGAACCTGGGCTTCGCCGGCGGGGTGGCGGCCGCAATCCCCCTGGTCACGACCCGCTTCATGGCTCTGCTCAACGACGACGCCGTGCCCGACCCGGACTGGCTCGAGCAGCTGCTGCTGGCTGCCGAGGACGACGACCGGGCGGCCGCCTGGACCTGCCTGATGGTGCTCGCCGACGACCCGGCCGCGGTCAACAATCTCGGCACCGAACTGAACGATGCTTGGTACGGCGTGGACGTGGCGGCCGGAGAGCCGGTCGCGTCGGTGCCCGATCGGATCGGCGACGTCTTCGGATTCTGCGGTGGCGCCGCGCTCCTGCGCACCGACGCGGTCCGGGCCGTTGGCGGCTTTCCCGCCGAGTTCTTCCTCTATTACGAGGACCTGGACACCTCATGGCGGCTGCGCCGGGCAGGCTGGGCGATCCGCTCGGTTCCCCGGTCGCGGGTCGTCCATCGGCATGCGGCCACCACAGACCGGCGGTCCGAGTTGTTCCACTACTACAACGAGCGCAACCGCCTGCTGACCCTCGCCCGCTGCGCCCCGCTGCGAGTCGCAGCGGGCCAGGCCGCCCGATTCCTGCTCACGACGGCGTCGCTGGCCGCGCAACGGCTGGCCGGCCGGCCGGTACGGGACGTGCCCAACTTCCAGCTGGCACTGCGGCGACGCGTCGTGATCGACGCGGCGCGCATGGCGCCGCGTCAGCTCGCCCGTCGCCGGCCCGCGATCGGTGGTTGA
- the glf gene encoding UDP-galactopyranose mutase, producing MDLLVVGAGLFGLTVAQRCASELGLRVTVIDSRPHPGGNAWSTRDPETGIEVHRYGSHLFHTSNDRVWTYVNRFTGFTDYRHRVYTVHRGEVFPMPINLGTINQFFRSAYGPDQARALIAAQAADEAQATGGTPDESLESRAVSLIGRPLYEAFIRGYTAKQWQTDPAHLPASVISRLPVRYNYDNRYFGDTHQGLPVDGYGAWIERMIDHPSIDLRLDTDFFADGPFGRAATRGRVPIVYTGPIDRYFDHAAGRLGWRTLDFETTIEPVGDFQGCSVMNYADADVPYTRIHEFRHLHPERQHSPDATVVAREYSRFATDSDEPYYPVNSPADRDRLLRYRALATAEPQVKFGGRLGTYRYLDMHMAIASAFTLVDTELVPKFYPGRRMIAVNRNGGTG from the coding sequence GTGGACCTGCTGGTTGTCGGAGCAGGATTGTTCGGCCTGACCGTCGCGCAACGGTGCGCGTCCGAACTCGGCCTGCGGGTGACGGTCATCGACAGCCGCCCGCATCCGGGCGGGAACGCCTGGTCCACGCGAGACCCCGAAACAGGTATCGAGGTGCACCGCTACGGGTCGCATCTGTTCCATACGTCCAACGACCGGGTGTGGACATACGTGAACCGGTTCACCGGATTCACCGACTACCGGCACCGCGTCTACACGGTCCACCGTGGCGAGGTGTTCCCGATGCCGATCAACCTGGGCACCATCAATCAGTTCTTCCGCTCCGCCTACGGTCCCGATCAGGCCCGGGCGTTGATCGCGGCGCAGGCCGCCGATGAGGCGCAGGCAACCGGCGGCACCCCGGACGAGTCACTGGAAAGCCGCGCGGTGTCCTTAATCGGACGCCCGCTGTACGAGGCCTTCATCCGCGGCTACACCGCCAAGCAGTGGCAGACCGACCCGGCACACCTGCCGGCATCGGTGATCTCACGGCTACCGGTCCGCTACAACTATGACAACCGGTACTTCGGCGACACCCACCAAGGGCTACCGGTCGACGGGTATGGGGCTTGGATCGAGCGGATGATCGACCACCCCTCGATCGACCTCCGATTGGATACCGACTTCTTCGCCGACGGTCCCTTCGGGCGGGCGGCAACACGTGGTCGGGTGCCGATCGTCTACACCGGGCCGATCGATCGCTACTTCGACCACGCCGCGGGCCGGCTCGGATGGCGAACCCTGGACTTCGAGACAACCATCGAGCCGGTCGGCGATTTCCAGGGCTGCTCGGTCATGAACTATGCCGACGCGGACGTGCCGTACACCCGCATCCACGAGTTCCGCCATCTACACCCCGAACGGCAGCATTCGCCGGATGCGACGGTGGTCGCCCGGGAGTACTCCCGGTTCGCCACCGATTCCGACGAACCGTACTACCCGGTCAACTCACCGGCCGATCGTGATCGGCTGCTGCGCTACCGCGCGCTGGCCACCGCCGAACCGCAGGTGAAGTTCGGTGGACGGCTGGGCACCTACCGGTACCTGGACATGCACATGGCCATCGCGTCTGCCTTCACGCTGGTCGACACTGAGCTGGTGCCCAAGTTCTACCCCGGAAGGCGGATGATCGCCGTCAACCGGAACGGCGGGACAGGCTGA
- a CDS encoding glycosyltransferase family 2 protein — protein sequence MADLNDPSAADPLPDRALAGSRRPPECAPVATVAPACELTVLLPCLNESETLATCIRKARDSMERLGIDGEVVIADNGSDDGSPQIAEREGARVVAVRARGYGAALAGGIQAARGRWVLMADADDSYALDDIEPFVAALRGGADLVMGNRFAGGIERGAMPALHRYVGNPVLSKLGRLFFGVPVGDFHCGIRAFDRDKVSALGMRTPGMEFASEMVVRSSLAGLRIEEVPTTLRPDGRSGSPHLRTWRDGWRHLSFLLALTPRWLMLYPALVLFSVGGLGLLALALGPKQVGNVVFSVQTMLACATGVIAGLQLLGLAVVTRSYAARLGLLPPNDRLERMLERVTLDRGVVVGGVLLTLGVVAFVVALLVWGSHGFGALDPMSTMRLPILGMVLVLGGLELIMVSFTVSLSRRSG from the coding sequence ATGGCTGACCTCAACGATCCGAGTGCCGCTGACCCGCTGCCCGACCGGGCGCTCGCCGGCTCGAGGAGACCACCGGAGTGCGCGCCGGTGGCGACCGTCGCACCGGCCTGCGAGCTGACTGTCTTGCTGCCGTGTCTCAACGAGTCCGAGACGCTGGCCACGTGTATCCGCAAGGCGCGGGACTCCATGGAGCGACTCGGCATTGATGGGGAGGTGGTGATCGCGGACAACGGTTCCGACGACGGATCGCCGCAGATCGCCGAGCGCGAAGGGGCCCGGGTGGTCGCGGTTCGGGCCCGCGGGTACGGCGCGGCCCTCGCCGGGGGGATCCAGGCGGCCCGGGGTCGCTGGGTCCTGATGGCCGACGCCGACGACAGCTACGCTCTGGACGACATCGAGCCGTTCGTCGCGGCGTTGCGCGGCGGCGCCGACTTGGTCATGGGCAACCGCTTCGCCGGTGGGATCGAGCGCGGAGCCATGCCCGCGCTGCACCGTTACGTCGGCAATCCGGTGCTGTCCAAGCTGGGCCGCCTGTTCTTCGGCGTCCCGGTCGGTGACTTCCACTGCGGGATCAGGGCCTTTGACCGGGACAAGGTCAGCGCCCTGGGAATGCGCACGCCTGGGATGGAGTTCGCCAGCGAGATGGTCGTCCGGTCCTCCCTGGCGGGTTTGCGGATCGAAGAGGTGCCGACCACGCTGCGCCCGGACGGGCGCAGCGGCTCGCCCCACCTGCGAACCTGGCGTGATGGCTGGCGGCATCTGAGTTTTCTGTTGGCCCTCACGCCGCGGTGGCTGATGCTCTATCCGGCCCTCGTGCTGTTTTCGGTCGGGGGCCTGGGCTTGCTGGCCCTGGCCTTGGGTCCGAAGCAGGTCGGCAACGTGGTGTTCAGTGTGCAGACCATGTTGGCCTGCGCGACCGGGGTGATCGCCGGGCTGCAGTTGCTTGGGTTGGCCGTCGTGACGCGGTCCTATGCGGCGCGCCTAGGCCTGCTGCCGCCCAACGACCGCCTGGAGCGGATGCTTGAGCGCGTCACCCTCGATCGCGGCGTGGTCGTCGGCGGCGTGTTGCTGACCCTGGGGGTGGTGGCCTTCGTGGTTGCACTGCTGGTGTGGGGCTCGCACGGATTCGGGGCGCTCGACCCGATGTCCACCATGCGGCTGCCGATTCTGGGAATGGTGCTGGTGCTCGGCGGGCTGGAACTGATCATGGTCAGTTTCACCGTCAGCCTGTCCCGCCGTTCCGGTTGA
- a CDS encoding NAD-dependent epimerase/dehydratase family protein, protein MAHVVVTGAGGYLGPHVVSAVLDRGHAVTAVVRPGSTIRLDDRAEVLEADVLRDGIDIPSRGSAGPVTVVHLAWRDGFHHNSPAHMAELSAHYQLLTELPNRGVARIIALGTMHEVGYWEGAIDADTPTQPLSQYGVAKDALRRSLELALPDSVGLVWARAFYIYGDDRRNRSIFARLLQAVDEGQTSLPFTSGKNRYDFIRVEELGRQLAALVDAEDVTGTLNCCTGRPVSLADKVMEFIRENDLPISLDYGAFPDRPYDSPGIWGDASRILDVVARDKVATS, encoded by the coding sequence ATGGCCCATGTCGTCGTCACCGGGGCAGGTGGCTATCTCGGCCCGCACGTCGTGTCTGCTGTCTTGGATCGCGGCCACGCCGTCACCGCCGTGGTCCGACCGGGCTCCACGATCCGTCTGGACGATCGCGCCGAGGTGCTGGAGGCGGATGTGCTGCGCGACGGGATCGATATCCCGTCGCGGGGGTCCGCGGGCCCAGTCACAGTCGTTCACCTGGCGTGGAGGGATGGATTCCACCACAACTCACCCGCGCACATGGCCGAATTGTCGGCGCACTACCAGTTGCTGACCGAGCTTCCGAACCGCGGCGTTGCCCGGATCATCGCATTGGGCACGATGCACGAGGTCGGATACTGGGAAGGGGCGATCGACGCGGACACGCCGACGCAGCCGCTCTCCCAGTACGGCGTGGCCAAGGACGCGCTGCGCCGATCGTTGGAGTTGGCCCTACCCGACTCGGTCGGACTCGTCTGGGCGAGGGCGTTCTACATCTATGGTGACGACCGGCGCAACCGGTCGATCTTCGCCCGCCTGCTGCAGGCGGTCGACGAGGGGCAAACCTCGCTTCCCTTCACTTCGGGTAAGAACCGGTACGACTTCATCAGAGTCGAGGAGCTGGGTCGGCAGTTGGCGGCCCTGGTCGACGCCGAGGACGTGACCGGGACGCTCAACTGCTGCACCGGTCGACCGGTGTCGCTGGCCGACAAGGTGATGGAGTTCATCCGGGAGAACGATCTCCCGATCAGCCTAGATTATGGTGCGTTTCCCGACAGACCGTACGACTCCCCCGGGATCTGGGGAGACGCATCACGCATCCTCGATGTCGTAGCCAGAGACAAGGTCGCGACCAGCTGA